A stretch of Pseudomonas sp. LS.1a DNA encodes these proteins:
- a CDS encoding LPS-assembly lipoprotein LptE → MIKRNLLVIGLAVMLSACGFQLRGTGSTELSVKEMDVSARNAYGPTVLQLREVLQRSGVNVHAGTPYRLVLTNEQERERSATYNSGNRTAEYELTTVLNYSIQGLNNLELMSDKLEVRKIYVRDGSNITGSEQEANRAREEMRRDLVNAMVVRLQMLTPSQLDELQRQADERAKAEAAALEAARRQQAETPQQSPLEVPGN, encoded by the coding sequence ATGATCAAACGCAATTTGCTGGTAATCGGCCTGGCGGTCATGCTCAGCGCCTGCGGTTTCCAGCTGCGCGGCACCGGTTCTACCGAGCTTAGCGTGAAGGAAATGGACGTCAGCGCCCGCAACGCCTACGGCCCGACCGTGCTTCAGCTGCGTGAAGTACTGCAGCGTAGCGGCGTCAACGTGCACGCTGGCACACCGTACCGTCTGGTGCTGACCAACGAGCAGGAGCGCGAGCGCTCGGCGACCTACAACAGTGGCAACCGTACCGCCGAGTACGAGCTGACCACCGTGCTGAACTACAGCATCCAGGGCCTGAACAACCTGGAGCTGATGAGCGACAAGCTGGAAGTACGCAAGATCTACGTGCGTGACGGCTCGAACATCACCGGCTCCGAGCAGGAGGCCAACCGCGCCCGTGAAGAAATGCGTCGCGACCTGGTCAACGCCATGGTCGTTCGCCTGCAGATGCTGACCCCGTCCCAGCTGGACGAGCTGCAACGTCAAGCCGACGAGCGTGCCAAGGCCGAAGCCGCTGCGCTGGAGGCCGCACGCCGCCAGCAGGCCGAAACGCCTCAGCAGTCGCCATTGGAAGTACCGGGCAACTAA
- the hemL gene encoding glutamate-1-semialdehyde 2,1-aminomutase, whose translation MSRSEALFAQAQKHIPGGVNSPVRAFKSVGGTPLFFKHAEGAYVVDEDDKRYVDYVGSWGPMILGHGHPQVLDSVRRQLEHGLSYGAPTAMETEMADLVCSLVPSMEMVRMVSSGTEATMSAIRLARGYTGRDAIIKFEGCYHGHSDSLLVKAGSGLLTQGVPSSAGVPADFAKHTLTLPFNDIAAVEKTLAEVGQTVACIIVEPVAGNMNCVPPAPGFLEGLREQCDKHGVVLIFDEVMTGFRVSLGGAQGHYGIKPDLSTFGKIVGGGMPVGCFGGKREIMGCIAPLGPVYQAGTLSGNPLAMAAGLTTLKLISRPGFHAELTDYTSRMLDGLQQRADAAGVPFVTTQAGAMFGLYFSGADDIVTFDDVMASDAERFKRFFHLMLDGGVYLAPSAFEAGFTSIAHGDKELQITLDAAEKAFAALK comes from the coding sequence ATGTCCCGTTCCGAAGCCCTGTTCGCCCAAGCCCAGAAGCACATCCCCGGTGGCGTCAACTCGCCGGTCCGCGCTTTCAAGAGCGTTGGCGGCACGCCGCTGTTCTTCAAGCATGCCGAAGGCGCCTACGTCGTTGACGAGGATGACAAGCGCTACGTCGACTACGTAGGCTCCTGGGGCCCGATGATCCTCGGCCACGGCCACCCGCAGGTACTGGACTCGGTACGCAGGCAGCTGGAGCACGGCCTGTCCTATGGCGCACCGACCGCCATGGAAACCGAAATGGCCGACCTGGTCTGCTCGCTGGTGCCGTCCATGGAGATGGTGCGCATGGTCAGCTCGGGCACCGAGGCCACCATGAGCGCCATCCGCCTGGCCCGTGGCTACACCGGCCGTGACGCCATCATCAAGTTCGAAGGCTGCTACCACGGCCACTCCGACAGCCTGCTGGTAAAAGCCGGCTCCGGCCTGCTGACCCAGGGCGTGCCGAGCTCGGCCGGTGTACCGGCGGACTTCGCCAAGCACACCCTGACCTTGCCGTTCAACGACATCGCCGCCGTCGAGAAAACCCTCGCCGAAGTCGGCCAGACCGTAGCCTGCATCATCGTCGAGCCGGTGGCCGGCAACATGAACTGCGTACCGCCGGCGCCAGGCTTCCTCGAAGGCCTGCGCGAGCAGTGCGACAAGCACGGCGTGGTGTTGATCTTCGACGAAGTGATGACCGGTTTCCGCGTCTCGCTCGGCGGCGCCCAGGGCCACTATGGCATCAAGCCGGACCTGTCGACCTTCGGCAAGATCGTCGGTGGCGGCATGCCGGTCGGCTGCTTCGGCGGCAAGCGTGAAATCATGGGCTGCATCGCCCCGCTCGGCCCGGTCTACCAGGCTGGCACCCTGTCGGGCAACCCGCTGGCCATGGCCGCCGGCCTGACCACCCTGAAGCTGATCAGCCGCCCGGGCTTCCACGCCGAGCTGACCGACTACACCAGCCGCATGCTCGACGGCCTGCAACAGCGCGCCGATGCCGCTGGCGTGCCGTTCGTCACCACCCAGGCTGGTGCCATGTTCGGCCTGTACTTCAGCGGCGCCGACGACATCGTCACCTTCGACGACGTGATGGCCAGCGATGCCGAGCGCTTCAAGCGCTTCTTCCACCTGATGCTCGACGGTGGCGTGTACCTGGCACCGAGTGCGTTCGAGGCGGGCTTCACCTCCATCGCCCATGGCGACAAGGAGCTGCAGATCACCCTGGATGCGGCTGAAAAGGCTTTTGCAGCCCTGAAGTAA
- a CDS encoding HlyC/CorC family transporter gives MSEDRSSNGQKSWLGKLTQAFAHEPKNRQQLLELLREAHQNKLLDSEALTIVEGAIQVADLQVRDIMVPRSQMISIKASQSPREFLPAVIDAAHSRYPVIGESHDDVLGILLAKDLLPLILKENGDSFNIKDLLRPATFVPESKRLNVLLREFRANHNHMAIVIDEYGGVAGLVTIEDVLEQIVGDIEDEHDVEEDSYIKPLPSGDFLVKALTPIENFNEFFDSEFSDDEFDTVGGLVMSAFGHLPKRNETTEIGPYKFRILNADSRRIHLLRLTPITR, from the coding sequence ATGAGCGAAGATCGATCGAGCAACGGGCAGAAGTCCTGGCTGGGTAAACTGACCCAGGCTTTTGCCCATGAGCCGAAAAACCGCCAGCAACTCCTGGAGCTGCTGCGCGAAGCCCATCAGAACAAACTGCTGGACAGCGAAGCGCTGACCATCGTCGAAGGCGCCATCCAGGTGGCTGACCTGCAGGTTCGCGACATCATGGTGCCGCGTTCGCAGATGATCAGCATCAAGGCCAGCCAGTCGCCGCGCGAGTTCCTGCCGGCGGTGATCGACGCCGCGCACTCGCGCTATCCGGTGATCGGCGAAAGCCACGACGATGTGCTCGGGATCCTGCTCGCCAAAGACCTGCTGCCGCTGATCCTCAAGGAGAACGGCGACAGCTTCAACATCAAGGACCTGCTGCGCCCGGCCACGTTCGTGCCCGAGTCCAAGCGCCTGAACGTGCTGCTGCGCGAGTTCCGCGCCAACCATAACCACATGGCCATCGTCATTGACGAGTACGGCGGCGTGGCCGGCCTGGTCACCATCGAAGACGTGCTGGAGCAGATCGTCGGTGACATCGAAGACGAGCACGACGTCGAGGAAGACAGCTACATCAAGCCGCTGCCCAGCGGTGACTTCCTGGTCAAGGCACTTACCCCGATCGAGAACTTCAACGAGTTCTTCGACAGCGAATTCTCCGATGACGAGTTCGATACGGTCGGCGGCCTGGTGATGAGCGCCTTCGGTCACCTGCCCAAGCGCAACGAAACCACCGAGATCGGCCCTTACAAGTTCCGTATTCTCAATGCCGACAGCCGGCGGATACACTTGCTGCGCCTGACACCGATCACCCGTTAA
- the ybeY gene encoding rRNA maturation RNase YbeY, translating into MLELDIQRATDAAAPDDTAFRRWCELALRQRSADSEMTIRLVDEAEGRELNHTYRHKDYATNVLSFPADVPDDLLDIPLLGDLVICVPVVEREAAEQGKSLEAHWAHLVIHGCLHLLGYDHIEDEEAEEMEGLERELLAELGHPDPYADDETDTLTH; encoded by the coding sequence ATGCTTGAACTCGATATTCAACGGGCCACGGATGCTGCCGCCCCGGATGACACCGCCTTCCGCCGCTGGTGCGAACTGGCCCTGCGCCAGCGCAGCGCCGACTCGGAAATGACCATTCGCCTGGTCGACGAAGCCGAAGGCCGCGAGCTGAACCACACCTACCGGCACAAGGACTACGCGACCAATGTGCTGTCGTTCCCGGCCGACGTACCCGATGACCTGCTCGATATCCCGCTGCTGGGCGACCTGGTGATCTGCGTACCGGTGGTCGAGCGCGAAGCCGCCGAACAAGGCAAGTCGCTGGAAGCGCACTGGGCGCACCTGGTCATCCACGGCTGCCTGCACCTGCTCGGCTACGACCACATCGAGGATGAGGAAGCCGAGGAAATGGAAGGCCTGGAACGGGAATTGCTGGCAGAACTGGGTCACCCCGACCCGTACGCCGACGATGAAACCGACACCCTCACACACTGA
- a CDS encoding YdcF family protein has product MPIRFFVKQWLMPPGVLFLLLLVAWWLRRRRPRLAALCFAVGLGGLWLMSLPLVVQETARVLETETPLAVSDWAGLASRADAIVVLGAGRERGDPAWGGGDQPTATALERMRFAARLAKASGLPVLTSGGLHYGTPPSEARLMGDRLREDFGVEVKWQEEGSRTTWENARLTAKVLQPLGIRRVVVVTQAWHMQRSRWSFEQAGFEVVPAPVGFLGRDHARPFGGLLPESRAMWQSGQLLNEVAGLVGYRLLY; this is encoded by the coding sequence ATGCCGATCCGATTCTTCGTCAAACAATGGTTGATGCCGCCAGGTGTCCTGTTCCTGCTGCTGCTTGTGGCGTGGTGGCTGCGCCGCCGCCGGCCCAGGCTGGCAGCGCTGTGCTTTGCCGTGGGCCTTGGTGGCCTGTGGTTGATGAGCCTGCCGCTGGTGGTGCAGGAAACCGCCCGAGTGCTGGAGACGGAAACGCCGCTGGCGGTAAGCGATTGGGCTGGTCTGGCAAGCCGGGCGGATGCCATCGTGGTACTGGGCGCCGGGCGTGAGCGGGGTGACCCGGCCTGGGGTGGCGGTGACCAGCCCACTGCCACGGCACTGGAGCGCATGCGCTTTGCCGCGCGGCTGGCCAAGGCTTCGGGCTTGCCGGTGCTGACCAGCGGCGGCTTGCACTATGGCACGCCGCCGAGCGAGGCACGGTTGATGGGCGATCGCCTGCGTGAAGATTTCGGCGTCGAGGTGAAGTGGCAGGAAGAGGGCAGCCGCACGACCTGGGAGAATGCCCGGCTTACGGCCAAGGTGCTGCAGCCGCTGGGGATTCGCCGGGTGGTCGTGGTGACCCAGGCCTGGCACATGCAGCGCTCACGCTGGAGCTTCGAGCAGGCGGGGTTCGAGGTGGTGCCGGCGCCGGTCGGGTTCCTCGGGCGCGATCATGCACGGCCGTTTGGCGGGTTGCTGCCGGAGAGCCGGGCGATGTGGCAGAGCGGGCAATTGCTCAATGAAGTGGCGGGGTTGGTGGGGTATCGGTTGCTTTATTGA
- the lnt gene encoding apolipoprotein N-acyltransferase, translating into MRWITRPGWPGNLLALAAGASTLLALAPFDIWPLAVLSIALLYLGLRELSPRQAMWRGWWFGFGLYGAGTWWIYVSMNTYGGASPLLAILLLLAFFAALAWFFALPTWLWARWLRRSEAPLADALCFAALWLLQEAFRGWFLTGFPWLYAGYSQLDGPLAGLAPLGGVWLISFALALTAALLCNLHRLRARPSFLAVGCLLLLAPWVLGLVLKGHAWTKPAGDPLKVAAIQGNVAQDLKWDPAHIDAQLALYRDLSFSSRPVDLLVWPETAVPVLKDQAQGYIDVMGRFAAERHSALITGVPVREVVHHQRRYYNGITVTGEGDGTYLKQKLVPFGEYVPLQDMLRGAIEFFNLPMSDFARGPEDQPLLQAKGYQIAPYICYEVVYPEFAAGLAARSDLLLTISNDTWFGTSIGPLQHLQMAQMRALEAGRWMIRATNNGVTALIDPFGRITTQVPQFQQAVLYGEVVPMQNLTPYLQWRSWPLAIVCALLLGWALLAGRIAKTV; encoded by the coding sequence ATGCGTTGGATCACCCGCCCCGGCTGGCCCGGTAACCTGCTGGCCCTGGCGGCCGGCGCCTCCACTCTGCTGGCCCTGGCGCCGTTCGACATCTGGCCATTGGCCGTGTTGTCCATCGCCCTGCTCTACCTTGGCCTGCGCGAGCTCAGCCCGCGCCAGGCCATGTGGCGTGGCTGGTGGTTCGGCTTCGGCCTGTACGGCGCCGGCACCTGGTGGATCTACGTCAGCATGAACACCTACGGCGGCGCCTCGCCGCTGCTGGCGATCCTGCTGCTGCTGGCGTTCTTCGCCGCCCTGGCCTGGTTCTTCGCCCTGCCCACCTGGCTGTGGGCCCGCTGGTTGCGGCGCAGCGAAGCACCGCTGGCCGACGCCCTGTGCTTCGCCGCCCTGTGGCTGCTGCAAGAGGCCTTCCGCGGCTGGTTCCTGACCGGTTTCCCCTGGCTCTACGCCGGCTACAGCCAGCTGGACGGCCCGCTGGCCGGCCTGGCGCCGCTGGGCGGCGTGTGGCTGATTTCCTTCGCCCTGGCCCTGACCGCCGCCCTGCTGTGCAACCTGCACCGCCTGCGCGCCCGCCCCTCGTTCCTGGCGGTGGGCTGCCTGCTGTTGCTGGCCCCGTGGGTGCTGGGCCTGGTGCTCAAGGGCCATGCCTGGACCAAGCCGGCGGGCGACCCGCTGAAAGTGGCGGCCATCCAGGGCAACGTCGCCCAGGACCTGAAATGGGACCCGGCGCACATCGACGCACAACTGGCGCTGTACCGTGACCTGAGCTTCAGCTCCAGGCCGGTAGACCTGCTGGTGTGGCCGGAAACCGCGGTGCCGGTGCTCAAGGACCAGGCCCAGGGCTATATCGACGTGATGGGCCGGTTCGCCGCCGAACGGCATTCGGCGCTGATCACCGGCGTGCCGGTGCGTGAAGTGGTGCACCACCAGCGCCGCTACTACAACGGTATCACCGTTACCGGTGAAGGCGATGGCACCTACCTCAAGCAGAAGCTGGTGCCGTTTGGCGAGTATGTGCCGCTACAGGACATGCTGCGTGGCGCTATCGAGTTCTTCAACCTGCCCATGTCGGACTTCGCTCGCGGGCCGGAAGATCAGCCGCTGCTGCAGGCCAAGGGCTACCAGATTGCGCCGTACATCTGCTACGAAGTGGTCTACCCCGAGTTCGCCGCTGGCCTGGCGGCCCGCAGCGACCTGCTGCTGACCATCAGCAACGACACCTGGTTCGGCACATCGATCGGCCCGTTGCAGCACCTGCAGATGGCACAGATGCGCGCGCTGGAAGCCGGTCGCTGGATGATCCGCGCCACCAACAATGGCGTGACTGCGCTGATCGACCCGTTTGGCCGCATTACCACGCAGGTACCGCAGTTCCAGCAGGCGGTGCTGTATGGTGAGGTGGTGCCGATGCAGAACCTGACGCCTTACCTGCAATGGCGTTCGTGGCCGCTGGCGATTGTCTGTGCGCTGTTGCTGGGTTGGGCATTGCTGGCCGGACGCATTGCCAAGACCGTCTGA
- the leuS gene encoding leucine--tRNA ligase produces the protein MHEQYTPRDIEAAAQNFWDEQQSFAVTEQPGKDTYYCLSMFPYPSGKLHMGHVRNYTIGDVIARYQRMLGKNVLQPMGWDAFGMPAENAAMKNNVAPAKWTYENIDYMKTQLKSLGLAIDWAREVTTCKPDYYRWEQWLFTRLFEKGIIYRKNGTVNWDPADQTVLANEQVIDGRGWRSGALIEKREIPMYYFRITDYADELLESLDELPGWPEQVKTMQRNWIGKSRGMEVQFPYDLASIGHEGTLKVFTTRPDTLMGATYVAVAAEHPLATQAAQGNPALQAFIDECKSGSVAEADMATQEKKGMATSLLVEHPLTGEKLPVWVANYVLMHYGDGAVMAVPAHDERDFEFAHKYNLPVKAVVRTSAGDEVGSEWLAAYGEHGQLINSGEFDGLDFAGAFDAIEAALIRKELGKSRTQFRLRDWGISRQRYWGCPIPIIHCPSCGDVPVPEDQLPVTLPENVVPDGAGSPLARMPEFYECSCPKCGTAAKRETDTMDTFVESSWYFARYASPNYEGGMVDPKAANHWLPVDQYIGGIEHAILHLLYARFFHKLMRDEGLVTSNEPFKNLLTQGMVVAETYYRVASNGGKDWFNPADVEVERDAKAKIIGARLKTDGLPVEIGGTEKMSKSKNNGVDPQSMIDQYGADTCRLFMMFASPPDMSLEWSDSGVEGASRFLRRVWRLAQAHVAQGLPGKLDVAALDDAQKVIRRAIHAAIKQASTDVGQFHKFNTAIAQVMTVMNVLEKAPQATEQDRALLQEGLEAVTLLLAPITPHISHELWQQLGHQQAVIDASWPAVDEAALVQDTVTLVVQVNGKLRGQVEMPAAASREEIEAAARSNENVLRFIDGLTIRKVIVVPGKLVNIVAN, from the coding sequence ATGCACGAACAATACACGCCCCGTGATATCGAAGCCGCCGCCCAGAACTTCTGGGACGAGCAACAATCGTTCGCTGTTACCGAGCAGCCAGGCAAGGACACCTACTACTGCCTGTCGATGTTCCCGTACCCGAGCGGCAAGCTACACATGGGCCACGTGCGCAACTACACCATCGGTGACGTGATTGCCCGCTACCAGCGCATGCTGGGCAAGAACGTCCTGCAGCCGATGGGCTGGGACGCTTTCGGCATGCCCGCGGAAAACGCGGCGATGAAGAACAACGTCGCCCCGGCCAAGTGGACGTACGAAAACATCGACTACATGAAGACCCAGCTCAAGAGCCTGGGCCTGGCCATCGACTGGGCACGTGAAGTCACCACCTGCAAGCCCGACTACTACCGTTGGGAGCAGTGGCTGTTCACCCGCCTGTTCGAGAAAGGCATCATCTACCGCAAGAACGGTACCGTGAACTGGGACCCGGCGGATCAGACCGTACTGGCCAACGAGCAGGTCATCGACGGCCGTGGCTGGCGTTCGGGCGCGCTGATCGAGAAGCGCGAAATCCCGATGTACTACTTCCGCATTACCGACTACGCCGACGAGCTGCTGGAAAGCCTCGACGAGCTGCCGGGCTGGCCTGAGCAGGTCAAGACCATGCAGCGCAACTGGATCGGCAAGTCGCGCGGCATGGAAGTGCAGTTCCCGTACGACCTGGCCAGCATCGGCCACGAAGGCACCCTCAAGGTCTTCACCACCCGTCCCGACACACTGATGGGCGCCACCTACGTCGCCGTCGCCGCCGAGCACCCGCTGGCCACTCAGGCCGCCCAGGGCAACCCGGCGCTGCAGGCGTTCATCGACGAGTGCAAGAGCGGCAGCGTTGCCGAAGCCGACATGGCCACCCAGGAGAAGAAGGGCATGGCCACTTCCCTGCTGGTCGAGCACCCGCTGACCGGCGAGAAGCTGCCGGTGTGGGTCGCCAACTACGTGCTGATGCACTACGGCGATGGCGCCGTAATGGCCGTGCCCGCCCACGACGAGCGCGACTTCGAGTTCGCCCACAAGTACAACCTGCCGGTCAAGGCCGTGGTGCGCACCAGCGCTGGCGATGAAGTCGGCAGCGAGTGGCTGGCCGCCTATGGCGAGCACGGCCAACTGATCAACTCCGGCGAGTTCGACGGCCTGGACTTCGCCGGTGCCTTCGACGCCATCGAAGCCGCCCTGATCCGCAAGGAGCTGGGCAAATCGCGTACCCAGTTCCGCCTGCGCGACTGGGGTATCAGCCGCCAGCGCTACTGGGGCTGCCCGATCCCGATCATCCACTGCCCGTCCTGCGGCGACGTACCGGTGCCGGAAGACCAGTTGCCGGTCACCCTGCCTGAGAACGTGGTGCCGGACGGTGCCGGTTCGCCGCTGGCGCGCATGCCTGAATTCTACGAGTGCAGCTGCCCGAAATGCGGCACCGCGGCCAAGCGCGAAACCGACACCATGGACACTTTCGTCGAGTCGTCCTGGTACTTCGCCCGCTACGCCTCGCCGAACTACGAAGGTGGCATGGTCGACCCGAAAGCGGCCAACCACTGGCTGCCGGTCGACCAGTACATCGGCGGTATCGAACACGCCATCCTGCACCTGTTGTACGCGCGCTTCTTCCACAAGCTGATGCGTGACGAAGGCCTGGTTACCTCGAACGAACCGTTCAAGAACCTGCTGACCCAAGGCATGGTGGTCGCCGAGACCTACTACCGTGTGGCCAGCAACGGCGGCAAGGACTGGTTCAACCCGGCCGATGTCGAGGTCGAGCGCGATGCCAAGGCCAAGATCATTGGCGCCCGCCTGAAGACCGACGGCCTGCCGGTGGAAATCGGTGGCACCGAAAAGATGTCGAAGTCGAAGAACAACGGCGTCGACCCGCAATCGATGATCGACCAGTACGGCGCCGACACCTGCCGCCTGTTCATGATGTTCGCCTCGCCGCCCGACATGAGCCTGGAATGGTCCGACTCCGGCGTCGAAGGTGCCAGCCGCTTCCTGCGCCGCGTCTGGCGCCTGGCCCAGGCCCATGTGGCCCAGGGCCTGCCGGGCAAGCTGGATGTCGCCGCCCTGGACGACGCGCAGAAGGTCATCCGCCGCGCCATCCACGCTGCCATCAAGCAGGCCAGCACCGACGTCGGCCAGTTCCACAAGTTCAACACCGCCATCGCCCAGGTGATGACCGTGATGAACGTGCTGGAAAAGGCCCCGCAGGCCACTGAACAGGACCGCGCCCTGCTGCAGGAAGGCCTCGAGGCCGTCACCCTGCTGCTGGCACCGATCACCCCGCACATCTCCCACGAGCTGTGGCAACAGCTGGGCCACCAGCAGGCCGTCATCGACGCCAGCTGGCCAGCCGTCGACGAGGCAGCCCTGGTACAGGACACCGTCACCCTGGTGGTGCAGGTCAACGGCAAGCTGCGTGGCCAGGTCGAGATGCCGGCCGCCGCCAGCCGCGAAGAAATCGAAGCCGCCGCGCGCAGCAACGAGAACGTCCTGCGCTTCATCGATGGCCTGACCATCCGCAAGGTCATCGTGGTACCGGGCAAGCTGGTCAACATCGTCGCCAACTGA
- a CDS encoding PhoH family protein, whose protein sequence is MNAPIQPHRFILEPFEAHRFANLCGQFDEHLRLIEQRLAIEIRNRGNQFELIGEPKTTSAAEQLLRRLYRETKASDLSPETVHLYLQESTVENIDNPAVNEVSVSLRTRKGNIRPRGVNQQRYVKEILANDINFGIGPAGTGKTYLAVACAVDALEREQVRRILLVRPAVEAGEKLGFLPGDLAQKIDPYLRPLYDALYEMLGFEHVAKLIERQVIEIAPLAYMRGRTLNNSFIILDESQNTTLEQMKMFLTRIGFGSTAVITGDITQVDLPRGTKSGLAHVIEVLKDVPGISFTHFQPKDVVRHPLVQRIVEAYDRFDARQAKPEAPGKDA, encoded by the coding sequence TTGAACGCACCCATACAACCCCATCGTTTCATCCTCGAACCTTTCGAGGCCCACCGTTTCGCCAACTTGTGCGGCCAGTTCGACGAGCACCTGCGCCTGATCGAACAGCGCCTGGCCATCGAAATCCGCAACCGCGGCAATCAGTTCGAGCTGATCGGCGAACCCAAGACCACCTCCGCTGCCGAACAGCTGCTGCGCCGTCTCTACCGCGAGACCAAGGCCAGCGACCTGTCGCCGGAAACCGTGCACCTGTACCTGCAGGAATCGACCGTCGAGAACATCGACAACCCGGCCGTCAACGAGGTCAGCGTGTCGCTGCGCACGCGCAAGGGCAACATCCGCCCGCGCGGGGTCAACCAGCAACGCTACGTCAAGGAAATCCTGGCCAACGACATCAACTTCGGCATCGGCCCGGCCGGTACCGGCAAGACCTACCTGGCCGTGGCCTGCGCCGTGGACGCGCTGGAGCGCGAACAGGTGCGCCGTATCCTGCTGGTGCGCCCGGCGGTCGAGGCGGGCGAAAAGCTCGGCTTCCTGCCCGGCGACCTGGCCCAGAAGATCGACCCGTACCTGCGCCCGCTGTACGACGCCCTGTACGAAATGCTCGGCTTCGAACACGTGGCCAAGCTGATCGAGCGCCAGGTGATCGAGATCGCCCCGCTGGCCTACATGCGTGGCCGCACGCTGAACAACAGCTTCATCATCCTCGACGAAAGCCAGAACACCACGCTGGAACAGATGAAGATGTTCCTCACCCGCATCGGTTTCGGCTCCACCGCAGTCATCACCGGTGACATCACCCAGGTCGACCTGCCCCGTGGCACCAAGTCGGGCCTGGCGCACGTCATCGAGGTGCTGAAGGACGTTCCGGGGATCAGTTTCACCCATTTCCAACCCAAAGATGTGGTTCGTCACCCACTGGTGCAGCGCATTGTCGAGGCCTACGACCGCTTCGATGCCCGCCAGGCCAAGCCCGAGGCGCCCGGCAAAGATGCTTGA
- a CDS encoding DUF1820 family protein: protein MSKREPAIYKVIFLNQGQVFEIYAKQIYQSDLWGFLEIEEFVFGERSQLLVDPSEEKLKSQFEGVIRSFVPMHSIVRIDEVERLGTAKISEAKGGGNVMPFPMPMPEK from the coding sequence ATGAGCAAACGCGAACCTGCCATCTATAAAGTGATCTTCCTCAACCAGGGGCAGGTCTTCGAGATATATGCCAAGCAGATCTACCAGAGCGACCTGTGGGGTTTCCTGGAAATCGAGGAGTTCGTGTTCGGCGAGCGCTCGCAGTTGCTGGTGGACCCGAGCGAGGAGAAGCTCAAGAGCCAGTTCGAGGGGGTGATCCGCAGTTTCGTGCCGATGCACTCGATCGTACGCATCGACGAGGTGGAGCGCCTGGGCACGGCCAAGATCAGCGAAGCCAAGGGCGGCGGCAACGTGATGCCGTTCCCCATGCCGATGCCGGAAAAGTAA
- a CDS encoding tetratricopeptide repeat protein, whose protein sequence is MNRTGRALTLGCLLLLQPLLALAEGGNSLLIPATGRCTLNVQPEDLANALKACEQTATTGDAQAQFELGEYYYTQTPKNLNKALNWFEKASLQGHAEAQYRLGAMFFRGEGVKANNVQAYILLKMAAVNGAEDALDMADEVTEQMPRDELEHATQVLGQIFRKYLLELQNAEGRTPFSPLP, encoded by the coding sequence ATGAACCGCACCGGCCGCGCCCTGACCCTGGGCTGCCTGTTGCTTCTTCAGCCCCTGCTGGCCCTGGCGGAGGGCGGTAACTCGTTGCTGATTCCGGCGACGGGCCGCTGCACCTTGAATGTCCAGCCTGAAGACCTGGCAAACGCCCTCAAGGCTTGCGAGCAGACGGCAACGACGGGGGATGCCCAGGCACAATTCGAACTGGGCGAGTACTACTACACGCAAACACCGAAAAACCTGAACAAAGCCCTGAACTGGTTCGAAAAGGCCTCGCTGCAAGGCCATGCCGAGGCGCAGTACCGCCTGGGCGCCATGTTCTTCCGTGGCGAAGGGGTCAAGGCCAACAACGTGCAGGCCTACATCCTGCTGAAGATGGCCGCGGTCAACGGCGCCGAAGATGCGCTGGACATGGCCGACGAAGTGACCGAGCAAATGCCCCGCGACGAGCTGGAGCATGCCACCCAGGTGCTCGGCCAGATCTTCCGCAAGTACCTGCTGGAGCTGCAGAACGCCGAAGGGCGCACGCCGTTCTCGCCACTCCCCTGA